A region of Lacinutrix sp. Hel_I_90 DNA encodes the following proteins:
- the metH gene encoding methionine synthase produces the protein MMTKKTNNQQPITNDQERYLTLSGLEPLIVTPESNFINVGERTNVTGSRKFLRLIKEEKYEEALAVARDQVEGGAQIIDVNMDEGMLDGVYAMTTFLNLIASEPDIARVPIMIDSSKWEIIEAGLQVVQGKCVVNSISLKEGETEFKRQAKLVRRYGAAVIVMAFDEDGQADTYQRRIDICKRSYYILVNEVKFKPQDIIFDPNIFPVATGMDEHRKNALDFFKATKWIRENLPYANVSGGVSNVSFSFRGNDTVREAMHSAFLYHAIKNGMNIGIVNPTMLEIYDEINPELLRLVEDVLFDKHDEATERLITYAETVKGHVKEEQVTIQEWRSTPLQVRITHSLVKGIDAFILEDVEEARQEANRPIEVIEGHLMIGMNVVGDLFGSGKMFLPQVVKSARVMKKAVAYLQPFIEAEKDGKQEFAGKILMATVKGDVHDIGKNIVSVVLGCNNYEIVDLGVMVPPEKIIEVAKREQVDVIGLSGLITPSLDEMVYVSKEMEKQNFNIPLIIGGATTSKAHTSVKIAPHYNNTVVHIHDASRAVTVVGNLLKKDNQIFKEGIREEYDKFREQFLNRTKQKEYITIEQARNRKYKIDWESSEIVKPKALGIQNIQDFDISKLEAYIDWSPFFRSWDLHGKYPEILTDTIVGEQATELFADAQVLLKRVFNDKLLKAKAIFGLFPANTVNEDDIEVTTRGQAELFEASKKELGNMPTENITFLTLRQQLKKREGIPNHALADFIAPKDTGIQDYIGAFCVSTGFGTAALAAQFEADNDDYNAIMIKALADRLAEAFAEYLHKEVRTKYWGYAENETLSNQDLIKESYKGIRPAPGYPACPDHLEKQTIWKLLDVEEQIGVKLTESIAMWPAASVSGYYFGNKEAKYFGLGKITEDQLKDYAKRRKIPEEEARKWLNPNLAD, from the coding sequence ATGATGACTAAAAAAACCAACAACCAACAACCAATAACTAACGACCAGGAAAGATATTTAACCTTATCTGGACTGGAACCTTTGATAGTTACTCCAGAAAGTAATTTTATAAATGTTGGAGAACGCACCAATGTAACAGGTTCTCGAAAATTTCTGCGACTTATCAAAGAAGAAAAATACGAAGAAGCATTAGCTGTTGCGAGAGATCAGGTTGAAGGTGGTGCACAAATTATCGATGTGAATATGGATGAAGGGATGCTTGATGGTGTTTACGCCATGACTACCTTTTTAAATCTTATTGCGTCTGAGCCAGATATTGCTAGAGTTCCTATTATGATTGACAGCTCAAAATGGGAAATTATTGAAGCGGGATTGCAAGTCGTGCAAGGTAAATGCGTTGTAAATTCTATAAGTTTAAAAGAAGGGGAAACCGAATTTAAGCGTCAGGCGAAATTAGTAAGACGCTATGGGGCAGCTGTAATTGTTATGGCTTTTGATGAAGATGGGCAAGCCGATACGTATCAAAGGCGCATAGATATTTGTAAACGTTCCTACTATATTTTGGTAAATGAAGTGAAATTTAAACCACAGGATATCATCTTCGATCCTAATATTTTTCCTGTGGCTACAGGTATGGACGAGCATCGAAAAAATGCTTTAGATTTCTTTAAGGCTACAAAATGGATCCGAGAAAATTTACCTTATGCTAATGTCTCTGGCGGTGTGAGTAATGTGTCTTTTTCTTTCCGGGGTAATGATACGGTACGTGAAGCAATGCATTCTGCCTTTTTATACCATGCTATTAAAAATGGCATGAATATAGGGATCGTTAATCCTACGATGTTGGAAATTTATGATGAAATCAATCCTGAATTATTAAGGCTAGTTGAAGATGTTCTATTCGATAAACATGATGAAGCAACAGAACGTCTAATAACTTATGCTGAAACGGTAAAGGGTCATGTAAAAGAAGAACAGGTTACCATTCAAGAATGGCGAAGTACACCTTTGCAAGTACGCATTACCCATAGTTTAGTTAAAGGGATTGATGCGTTTATCCTTGAAGATGTTGAAGAAGCCAGGCAAGAAGCAAACAGACCTATTGAAGTAATTGAGGGGCATTTAATGATTGGGATGAATGTGGTTGGCGATTTGTTTGGTAGTGGGAAAATGTTTTTACCACAAGTAGTAAAATCGGCTAGAGTCATGAAAAAAGCCGTTGCTTATTTACAACCCTTTATTGAAGCAGAAAAAGATGGCAAACAGGAATTCGCAGGAAAGATTTTAATGGCCACCGTAAAAGGTGATGTACATGATATTGGTAAAAATATTGTGAGTGTTGTTTTAGGCTGTAATAACTACGAGATTGTCGATTTAGGCGTGATGGTACCACCAGAAAAAATTATTGAAGTCGCAAAACGGGAGCAGGTAGATGTAATTGGATTAAGCGGATTAATCACCCCATCTCTGGATGAAATGGTGTATGTCTCTAAAGAAATGGAAAAGCAAAACTTTAATATTCCATTAATTATTGGTGGCGCAACCACCTCAAAAGCGCATACTTCTGTTAAGATTGCGCCGCATTATAATAATACTGTGGTGCATATTCATGATGCCTCTCGAGCAGTGACTGTTGTTGGTAATTTATTAAAAAAAGATAATCAGATTTTTAAAGAAGGCATCCGTGAAGAGTATGATAAATTTCGGGAGCAATTTTTAAATAGAACCAAACAAAAGGAATACATCACTATTGAACAAGCCAGAAATAGAAAGTATAAAATAGATTGGGAGTCTTCAGAAATTGTAAAGCCTAAAGCATTAGGCATCCAAAACATTCAGGACTTTGATATTTCAAAATTAGAAGCCTATATCGATTGGTCTCCGTTTTTTAGGAGTTGGGATTTACATGGGAAATATCCAGAAATTCTAACGGATACTATTGTGGGTGAGCAAGCCACTGAGTTATTTGCTGATGCACAAGTCTTGTTGAAACGTGTTTTTAATGACAAATTATTGAAAGCCAAAGCCATTTTTGGGCTGTTTCCTGCAAATACTGTAAATGAGGATGATATTGAAGTGACAACTAGAGGTCAGGCTGAGCTTTTTGAAGCCTCTAAAAAAGAGTTGGGTAATATGCCTACAGAAAATATAACCTTCCTTACACTTCGTCAACAACTTAAAAAAAGGGAAGGCATTCCAAACCATGCTTTAGCCGATTTCATTGCGCCGAAAGACACAGGGATTCAAGATTATATAGGTGCGTTTTGTGTCTCTACTGGTTTTGGAACCGCAGCATTAGCAGCACAATTCGAGGCGGATAATGACGATTATAATGCCATTATGATTAAAGCTTTAGCAGACAGATTAGCCGAAGCTTTTGCCGAATATTTACATAAAGAAGTAAGGACTAAATATTGGGGATATGCTGAAAACGAAACGCTTTCAAACCAAGATCTAATAAAAGAAAGTTATAAAGGTATTCGTCCAGCTCCGGGATATCCTGCCTGCCCCGATCATTTAGAGAAACAAACCATCTGGAAGCTACTGGATGTTGAAGAACAAATAGGTGTGAAATTAACCGAAAGCATAGCGATGTGGCCAGCCGCAAGTGTAAGTGGTTATTATTTTGGAAACAAAGAAGCGAAGTACTTTGGATTAGGGAAAATCACTGAAGATCAATTAAAGGATTACGCCAAAAGAAGAAAGATACCAGAAGAAGAAGCGCGAAAATGGTTGAATCCAAATTTAGCAGATTAA
- the metF gene encoding methylenetetrahydrofolate reductase [NAD(P)H], with translation MKITEHIQKAKGKTLFSFEIIPPKKGKNIEELYGNINPLMEFNPPFIDVTTSREEYVYIEKEGLLDRKITRMRPGTVGICAAIKHKYDVDTVPHVLCGGFSKEETEYLLVDCHYLGIENVMALRGDAMSHQKYFEAAQGGHQFAKELVVQIQNLNRGKYLHDVIEADDKSDFCIGVAGYPEKHIEAPSLQTDLKRLKEKVDAGADYVVTQMFFDNAKYFEFVDAAKAIGIDVPIIPGIKPIAIKRHLQVLPQVFKIDLPEDLIKAVEACKNNSEIRQVGIEWAIQQSKALKQANVPVLHYYSMGKSDNIKNIASQVF, from the coding sequence ATGAAAATAACAGAACACATACAAAAAGCCAAGGGTAAAACATTGTTTTCGTTTGAAATCATTCCACCTAAAAAAGGAAAAAACATAGAGGAGTTATATGGTAATATCAATCCTTTAATGGAATTTAATCCGCCATTTATAGATGTCACGACTTCCAGAGAAGAATATGTATATATCGAAAAAGAGGGCTTATTAGACCGGAAAATAACCAGAATGCGCCCGGGAACGGTTGGCATTTGTGCAGCCATAAAACATAAATACGATGTTGATACCGTTCCGCATGTTTTATGTGGTGGGTTTTCAAAGGAGGAAACAGAATACCTGTTAGTGGATTGTCATTATTTAGGCATTGAAAATGTAATGGCTTTAAGAGGGGATGCCATGAGTCATCAAAAATATTTTGAAGCCGCACAAGGCGGACATCAATTTGCAAAAGAATTGGTTGTTCAAATTCAAAATTTAAATAGAGGAAAATATTTGCATGACGTTATTGAAGCAGATGATAAATCTGATTTTTGTATTGGCGTTGCGGGGTATCCAGAGAAACATATCGAAGCACCTTCTTTACAAACCGATTTAAAACGATTAAAAGAAAAGGTAGATGCAGGTGCGGACTATGTGGTGACTCAAATGTTTTTTGATAATGCAAAGTATTTTGAATTTGTAGACGCTGCAAAAGCTATTGGAATAGACGTGCCTATTATTCCAGGCATTAAACCCATAGCAATTAAACGGCATTTACAAGTATTACCACAGGTTTTTAAAATAGATTTACCTGAAGATTTAATTAAAGCTGTAGAAGCGTGTAAAAATAATAGTGAGATAAGACAGGTTGGTATTGAATGGGCGATACAACAATCGAAAGCGCTTAAGCAAGCAAATGTTCCTGTGTTACATTATTACTCTATGGGAAAAAGTGATAATATAAAGAATATCGCCAGTCAAGTGTTTTAA
- a CDS encoding Rrf2 family transcriptional regulator: protein MLSKKTKYGIKALTYLARQDRNIPVQIATISESENISLKFLESILLTLRKNGFLGSKKGKGGGYYLLKDPKEISMTAVMRALEGPIAMVPCVSLNFYEKCDDCPDEDACAVHKIMLKVRDSTLEIFRNTALADLAN, encoded by the coding sequence ATGCTTTCAAAGAAAACAAAATACGGGATTAAAGCTTTAACTTATTTAGCTAGACAAGATAGAAATATACCTGTACAGATTGCTACGATATCAGAAAGTGAAAACATTTCACTCAAGTTTTTGGAAAGTATCTTATTAACACTGCGTAAAAATGGTTTTTTGGGTTCGAAAAAAGGAAAGGGTGGTGGTTATTATTTATTAAAAGACCCGAAAGAAATTTCAATGACTGCTGTAATGCGCGCTTTAGAAGGTCCAATAGCAATGGTGCCTTGCGTCAGTTTGAATTTTTATGAAAAATGCGATGATTGCCCAGATGAAGACGCTTGTGCCGTACATAAAATCATGCTAAAGGTAAGAGATAGTACTTTAGAAATTTTTAGAAATACAGCCCTAGCAGATTTGGCAAACTAA
- a CDS encoding DUF2061 domain-containing protein, with protein sequence MMLDVIYKKAYTDTDKKQGAPYEKVACASKENVKRSLLKTISWRVIGTLDTVLVSYLVTGTIAMALSIGSFEFVSKMILYFFHERAWNNIKWGK encoded by the coding sequence ATTATGTTAGATGTTATCTATAAGAAAGCGTACACAGATACGGATAAGAAACAAGGGGCTCCTTATGAAAAAGTAGCTTGTGCTTCTAAAGAAAACGTGAAAAGAAGCTTGCTTAAAACAATTAGCTGGAGAGTTATTGGAACATTAGATACTGTTTTGGTGTCTTATTTAGTAACCGGCACTATCGCAATGGCTTTGTCTATTGGGAGTTTCGAATTTGTATCTAAAATGATCTTGTACTTTTTTCATGAACGTGCTTGGAATAATATAAAATGGGGAAAATAA
- a CDS encoding phosphoadenosine phosphosulfate reductase family protein — MELNLIEINKQLKTKSPSEIVKWALGVSVKPVITTNFRPYESAILHVVTKEKSDINVIWCDTGYNTIKTYKHAEALITLLNLNIQLYVPKQTAAHRDVVLGLPDVNDPNHKLFTEQVKLEPFKRAMAAHQPDLWFTNLRQGQTAFRNSIDIVSKGADGILKVSPFYYHSDEKLDTYLEEHKLPNEFNYFDPTKQLENRECGLHA, encoded by the coding sequence ATGGAATTGAATTTAATAGAAATAAACAAACAATTAAAAACTAAATCACCTTCGGAGATTGTGAAATGGGCACTTGGCGTTTCAGTAAAACCGGTAATAACCACTAATTTCAGGCCTTATGAATCGGCTATTTTACACGTGGTTACAAAAGAGAAAAGTGATATAAATGTGATTTGGTGTGATACGGGTTATAATACAATAAAGACCTATAAGCATGCCGAAGCATTAATTACGCTGCTTAATCTTAACATCCAGTTATACGTTCCGAAGCAAACAGCAGCCCATCGCGATGTCGTTTTAGGGCTGCCAGATGTTAATGATCCTAATCATAAACTGTTTACAGAGCAAGTTAAATTGGAGCCCTTTAAACGGGCTATGGCAGCGCATCAGCCAGACTTATGGTTTACTAATTTACGTCAAGGGCAAACGGCTTTTAGAAACAGCATTGATATCGTTTCAAAAGGAGCAGATGGCATTTTAAAAGTTAGTCCGTTTTATTATCATTCAGATGAAAAATTAGATACCTATTTGGAAGAACACAAACTTCCAAATGAGTTTAACTATTTCGATCCAACCAAACAATTAGAAAATAGAGAGTGTGGCTTACACGCTTAA
- the cysD gene encoding sulfate adenylyltransferase subunit CysD produces the protein MKNTSQVNPLENEAIYIFREVAAQFEKPVLLFSGGKDSITLVRLAQKAFYPAKIPFPLMHIDTGHNFPETIAFRDRLVNELGLELIVRHVQDAIDEGKVREESGKYASRNVLQTTTLLDAIEEFKFDACIGGARRDEEKARAKERIFSVRDDFGQWDEKNQRPELFDMLNGNIELGQNVRVFPISNWTELDVWSYIQREQIEIPSIYFAHTRATFLRDGLIWSAEDAVVYREEDEVVEERLVRFRTVGDMSCTAAVLSGATTISKVVEEIRASSISERGARIDDKRSEAAMEKRKQQGYF, from the coding sequence ATGAAGAACACATCACAAGTAAACCCTTTGGAAAATGAGGCTATTTATATTTTTAGAGAAGTGGCAGCGCAATTTGAAAAGCCTGTGCTATTATTTTCAGGAGGAAAAGATTCGATAACCTTGGTGCGATTGGCCCAGAAAGCCTTCTATCCAGCGAAAATTCCATTTCCACTCATGCATATAGATACCGGTCATAACTTTCCTGAAACCATAGCGTTTAGAGACCGCTTGGTTAATGAATTAGGCTTAGAACTTATTGTTAGACATGTTCAGGACGCTATAGATGAAGGAAAAGTAAGAGAAGAGTCTGGGAAATATGCTAGTCGGAATGTATTGCAAACCACAACGCTTTTAGATGCTATTGAAGAATTCAAGTTTGATGCCTGTATTGGTGGTGCAAGACGTGATGAAGAAAAAGCAAGAGCTAAAGAACGTATCTTTTCTGTACGTGATGATTTCGGGCAATGGGATGAGAAAAACCAGAGACCAGAATTGTTCGATATGTTAAATGGGAATATAGAATTAGGGCAAAATGTACGGGTGTTTCCTATTTCAAATTGGACAGAATTAGATGTGTGGTCATACATACAAAGAGAACAAATTGAAATTCCTTCCATTTATTTCGCACATACTAGAGCCACTTTTTTACGTGACGGACTAATATGGTCAGCCGAAGATGCTGTAGTTTATAGAGAAGAAGATGAGGTCGTAGAAGAAAGATTAGTTCGTTTTAGAACCGTTGGTGATATGAGTTGTACGGCAGCTGTGTTGTCTGGAGCAACAACAATTTCTAAAGTTGTTGAAGAGATTAGAGCATCTTCAATTTCAGAACGCGGTGCGCGAATAGACGATAAACGTTCTGAAGCCGCCATGGAAAAACGCAAGCAACAAGGGTATTTCTAA
- a CDS encoding sulfate adenylyltransferase subunit 1 — protein sequence MEVLKIATAGSVDDGKSTLIGRLLYDTKSLTTDKLEAIEKKSKQLGYDYLDFSLATDGLVAEREQGITIDVAHIYFSTANKSYIIADTPGHVEYTRNMVTGASTSQAAIILIDARKGVIEQTNRHFFINNLLRIKTVIVAINKMDLVAFSEERYNTIKSDFETLMGKRDYQDQKISFVPVSALKGDNVVNKSEKMPWYTGKTLLENLESIAVQDIYNVGAPRFPVQYVIRPKTEDFHDFRGYAGKVYGGELSVGDEVVVLPSQTKSKIKAIYFHDENVETASRRSSVLITLEDDVNISRGDMIVKANDLPTIDKQFTAIISWMDDQKLTASSRYIVQHGVNKVLAKVACIHNKINPDYSGTEDTVDALGMNDIATVSFKLNKPIFYDAFKNHRTNGSFILIDSQSNNTVGAGFIQ from the coding sequence ATGGAAGTTTTAAAAATAGCAACAGCAGGAAGTGTAGATGATGGTAAGAGTACATTAATAGGAAGACTTTTGTACGATACAAAATCACTCACTACAGATAAGTTAGAAGCCATAGAAAAAAAGAGTAAGCAATTAGGCTATGACTATTTGGATTTCTCATTGGCAACAGATGGTTTGGTAGCAGAACGGGAGCAAGGTATTACTATAGACGTGGCTCATATTTATTTTTCTACAGCCAATAAAAGTTACATTATCGCAGATACACCTGGCCATGTCGAATATACCAGAAATATGGTCACTGGCGCATCAACCTCTCAAGCAGCTATTATCTTAATAGATGCCAGAAAAGGGGTGATTGAGCAAACCAATCGTCATTTTTTTATCAATAATTTATTGCGTATCAAAACAGTTATTGTAGCGATCAACAAAATGGATTTGGTTGCTTTTTCTGAAGAACGCTACAATACTATTAAATCTGATTTTGAGACGTTAATGGGTAAAAGAGATTATCAAGATCAAAAGATTTCTTTTGTTCCTGTTAGTGCCTTAAAAGGTGATAATGTCGTTAATAAGTCAGAAAAAATGCCTTGGTATACAGGTAAAACCTTATTAGAAAACTTAGAAAGTATAGCGGTGCAAGACATCTATAATGTGGGAGCGCCAAGATTTCCAGTGCAATATGTTATTCGTCCTAAAACAGAAGATTTTCATGATTTTAGAGGCTATGCTGGAAAAGTATATGGCGGCGAATTAAGTGTTGGTGATGAGGTTGTAGTGCTACCTTCACAAACAAAATCTAAAATCAAAGCAATTTATTTCCACGATGAGAACGTGGAAACCGCTTCGAGACGTTCTTCGGTTTTAATAACGCTGGAAGATGATGTCAATATTAGTCGGGGTGATATGATTGTTAAGGCAAACGATTTACCAACCATAGACAAACAATTCACAGCCATTATATCCTGGATGGATGACCAAAAATTAACAGCATCAAGTCGCTATATTGTGCAACACGGCGTTAATAAAGTGCTAGCAAAAGTCGCGTGTATTCACAATAAAATAAATCCAGATTACTCTGGAACAGAGGATACTGTTGATGCTTTAGGGATGAATGACATTGCAACGGTGTCTTTCAAATTGAACAAACCTATTTTTTACGATGCGTTTAAGAATCATAGAACCAACGGGTCTTTTATTCTCATCGATTCACAATCTAATAATACGGTTGGCGCAGGATTCATTCAATAA
- a CDS encoding HEPN domain-containing protein, with protein sequence MQSFRTEIENPVVEKDIIELANKIELFHKGQIDEEKFRSLRLARGVYGQRQEGVQMIRIKLPYGKVSSHQLRRIAEVSDEYSRSRLHITTRQDIQIHYVDLNRTPELWAELERDQVTLREACGNTVRNVTASETSGIDVHEIFDVSPYADAVFKFFLRNPICQEMGRKFKVSFSNTAQDTGLSYMHDLGFIAKIENGVKGFKVMLGGGLGSQPRHADVFYSFLASDKIIPLMEGVLRVFDRYGERKSRAKARMKFLIKDFGLETFKNLVEAEQKAIAFKTVIIDEAKYSTSIPVTIEAPQVDIKNQEAFKLWKATNVIPQKQKDYFAIGIKVLLGDFYTDKARLLADLVEKYAAGEIRLSLRQNILIPFVKTDLIPFFYQELEKLGFAEPGYNKAVDITACPGTDTCNLGIASSTGIAEELERVIKTEYPHYLENEDLVIKISGCMNACGQHNMANIGFQGMSIRTKDKLVAPALQVLLGGGNKGNGSAAFADKVVKVPSRRGPEALRRVLNDYEANAKGELFAAYYQEKGEKYFYNLLTDLSRVDTLTPEDFIDWGTQEVYVKAIGIGECAGVVIDLIATLFLESDEKIEDAKVAFQNKVYSGAIYEAYRSMVNSAKAILLSEAVSTNTQAGIISQFDELFVETKKIALGHSFSDLIYQIKEQAPTEGFAKNYIDAAEAFLTVVRAYRAKQMTQNAK encoded by the coding sequence ATGCAAAGTTTTAGAACAGAAATTGAAAATCCTGTAGTAGAAAAGGATATCATAGAATTAGCTAATAAAATCGAACTTTTTCACAAAGGACAAATCGACGAAGAGAAGTTTCGCAGTTTACGATTGGCAAGAGGTGTCTACGGGCAACGCCAGGAAGGGGTACAAATGATTCGTATTAAACTGCCTTACGGGAAGGTGTCAAGTCATCAATTACGTCGTATCGCTGAGGTTTCAGACGAGTATTCTAGAAGTCGGTTACATATTACAACACGCCAGGACATTCAAATTCATTATGTCGATTTAAATCGTACACCTGAACTTTGGGCAGAACTAGAGCGCGACCAAGTAACCTTAAGAGAAGCTTGTGGTAATACGGTAAGAAATGTGACCGCAAGTGAAACTTCAGGTATTGATGTTCATGAAATTTTCGATGTATCGCCTTATGCAGATGCGGTGTTTAAGTTCTTTTTACGAAATCCTATTTGTCAGGAAATGGGACGGAAATTTAAAGTGTCATTTTCGAATACAGCTCAAGATACAGGATTGTCTTATATGCATGATTTGGGTTTTATTGCCAAAATTGAAAATGGTGTAAAAGGTTTTAAAGTAATGCTGGGTGGCGGATTAGGATCACAACCAAGACATGCTGATGTGTTTTATTCATTTTTAGCTTCAGATAAAATAATTCCATTAATGGAAGGTGTTTTAAGAGTGTTTGATCGTTATGGTGAACGTAAAAGCAGAGCGAAAGCAAGAATGAAATTCTTAATTAAAGACTTTGGATTAGAAACTTTTAAAAATTTAGTTGAGGCTGAACAAAAGGCGATAGCATTTAAAACAGTGATTATAGATGAAGCAAAGTATTCCACTTCCATTCCTGTAACTATTGAAGCGCCGCAAGTAGACATTAAAAATCAAGAGGCTTTCAAGCTTTGGAAAGCTACAAATGTCATACCTCAAAAGCAAAAGGACTATTTCGCTATTGGCATTAAAGTGTTGTTGGGTGATTTTTACACAGATAAAGCACGTTTGCTGGCTGATTTAGTTGAAAAATATGCTGCAGGAGAAATAAGGTTAAGCTTAAGACAGAATATATTAATCCCTTTCGTGAAAACGGATTTGATTCCGTTTTTTTATCAGGAATTGGAAAAATTAGGTTTCGCTGAACCTGGATATAATAAAGCGGTAGACATTACGGCCTGTCCAGGAACCGATACGTGTAATTTGGGCATAGCAAGTAGTACAGGCATTGCTGAAGAACTGGAACGCGTGATAAAAACCGAATACCCTCACTATTTAGAAAACGAAGATTTAGTCATTAAAATAAGTGGTTGTATGAATGCCTGCGGACAGCATAATATGGCAAATATTGGTTTTCAAGGCATGTCTATTCGTACTAAAGATAAGTTGGTTGCGCCAGCTTTACAAGTCCTTTTAGGAGGTGGGAATAAGGGTAATGGGAGTGCTGCTTTCGCAGATAAAGTCGTGAAGGTTCCGAGCAGAAGAGGACCCGAGGCATTACGACGGGTTCTTAATGATTATGAAGCGAATGCAAAAGGGGAGCTTTTCGCAGCGTATTATCAAGAAAAAGGAGAAAAGTACTTTTACAACTTACTAACAGACTTGTCGCGGGTAGATACTCTTACACCAGAAGATTTTATTGACTGGGGAACACAGGAAGTCTACGTAAAGGCCATTGGAATTGGAGAATGTGCGGGTGTCGTTATCGATTTAATAGCGACTTTATTTTTAGAAAGTGACGAAAAGATTGAAGACGCTAAAGTTGCTTTTCAAAACAAAGTGTATTCTGGAGCTATTTACGAAGCCTATCGTTCTATGGTAAATTCAGCCAAAGCCATTTTGCTTTCAGAAGCGGTTAGCACCAATACGCAAGCAGGAATAATAAGTCAGTTTGATGAACTATTTGTTGAAACAAAAAAGATTGCATTAGGACATTCTTTTTCAGATTTAATTTACCAAATAAAAGAACAGGCACCAACTGAAGGCTTCGCCAAAAATTATATTGATGCAGCAGAAGCATTTTTAACAGTCGTGCGCGCGTATAGAGCAAAGCAAATGACCCAAAATGCAAAATAA
- the cobA gene encoding uroporphyrinogen-III C-methyltransferase, with protein MIQPQLSVVGAGPGDPDLITLKAIKAIASANVILYDALVNEVLLAYASPHAELIFVGKRKGCYAYQQEQINELIVKRALKYGHVVRLKGGDPFIFGRGAEELEYVQPFGIATQVVPGISSSAAVPAYQGIPLTKRGASESFWVITGTTKAHQISSDIALAAQSTATVVILMGMGKLSEIVQVFSKEGKAETAIAIIQNGTRTDEKVGIGTIRTIEHIVTQKQLSSPAIIIIGDVVKQRVLLNAISHEVFTKPISA; from the coding sequence ATGATACAACCACAATTATCAGTCGTAGGCGCAGGACCAGGGGATCCAGATTTAATTACTTTAAAAGCAATTAAAGCAATAGCTTCTGCAAATGTTATTTTGTACGATGCTTTAGTTAATGAGGTATTGTTAGCGTATGCTTCACCACATGCAGAATTAATATTTGTGGGTAAACGAAAAGGATGTTATGCCTACCAACAGGAGCAAATTAATGAACTCATTGTAAAGAGAGCCCTAAAATACGGTCATGTGGTACGTTTAAAAGGAGGCGATCCTTTTATTTTTGGACGAGGTGCAGAGGAATTAGAATATGTGCAACCGTTTGGCATTGCAACGCAGGTTGTGCCAGGAATATCATCATCGGCCGCTGTGCCAGCTTATCAGGGGATTCCTTTAACCAAGCGTGGCGCTTCAGAAAGTTTTTGGGTGATAACGGGCACTACTAAAGCGCATCAAATTTCAAGTGATATTGCATTAGCAGCACAATCGACAGCTACTGTCGTTATTTTAATGGGCATGGGGAAATTATCGGAAATTGTTCAGGTTTTTTCTAAAGAGGGAAAAGCGGAAACCGCTATTGCAATCATTCAAAATGGCACAAGAACCGATGAAAAAGTCGGCATAGGAACGATTAGAACCATTGAGCATATTGTAACCCAAAAACAACTGTCATCGCCAGCAATAATCATTATCGGTGATGTAGTAAAGCAACGTGTCCTGCTTAATGCCATTAGTCATGAGGTGTTTACAAAACCTATTTCAGCCTAA
- a CDS encoding bifunctional precorrin-2 dehydrogenase/sirohydrochlorin ferrochelatase, which yields MERNNLYPVFLKVRNLEVLIIGGGFVAEEKLTFLLKSSPDANVTMVSPLFRKGTLAIAETGHVKRIEDSYNIKYLEGKHMVVATTDSPEVNIQVYHDCRAQSKLVNVADNPPYCDFYMGGIVTKGNVKVAISTNGKSPTTAKRLRQFFEDVIPENIDYLVKNLNVYRKKIKGNFEQKVEILNEFTKGLVEKV from the coding sequence ATGGAAAGAAATAATTTATATCCAGTGTTCTTAAAAGTCAGGAACCTTGAAGTTCTCATTATAGGCGGGGGCTTTGTCGCTGAAGAAAAGCTAACGTTTTTATTAAAATCAAGCCCAGATGCGAACGTGACCATGGTTTCACCGTTATTTCGAAAAGGAACGCTTGCAATTGCTGAAACAGGACACGTAAAAAGGATAGAAGACAGCTACAATATTAAGTATTTAGAAGGGAAACATATGGTTGTTGCAACAACAGACAGTCCTGAAGTTAACATACAAGTATATCACGACTGTCGCGCACAAAGTAAATTGGTTAATGTTGCAGATAATCCACCCTATTGTGATTTTTATATGGGAGGTATCGTAACAAAAGGGAATGTAAAGGTTGCCATTTCCACAAACGGCAAATCACCAACAACAGCCAAAAGATTACGACAGTTTTTTGAAGATGTTATTCCAGAAAACATAGATTATTTGGTTAAAAATTTAAATGTTTACCGAAAAAAAATAAAAGGAAATTTTGAACAAAAAGTCGAAATTTTAAATGAATTCACTAAAGGTTTAGTAGAAAAAGTATAA